Within Myxococcales bacterium, the genomic segment AAGTATCTGCAGCAGCTCTTCGGTCAGGTCAACCAGCGCGCTGAGTTAAAGGGCAGTTCCTTTAACAAGCGAGAGGCAGTGGACACGCTCAAACAATATATGGCGCACATGCCTTAGCGAACTTCGTCGATAGCTATCATCCCGTCGAAGACATGGCGAGCGGGACCGGCCATACGTACGGCCTCTTGCTTGTTGCCTACGTGTACCCAAAGGCGACCGCCGGGCAGATCGACAGGAATGTCCGACCCCCTTGGAATACGCTGGGTTTCTACCGCGGCGACTGCGGCCGCACAGGCTCCTGTGCCACAGGCCAGCGTCCACCCGGAGCCGCGCTCGAACACATATAATGTGATGGCACGTTGCTCAGGCTGCCAGGATGCAAAGCCCACATTGGCTCCGAGTGGCAGTGCTGGATGGGTTTGAAGCAAAGGGCCGAGCACGGACCTCAGATTTTCATCTATGGCGTCAAAGGTGACAATGTGAGGATTACCCATCGACACAGCTGTCATAGACAACTGATGCCCTTGTATTTCGAGCGGGAAGCCGATCCACGGTTCGTCCGAATAAAGAGGTAAATCCTTGGGCGTAAGCGAGGCGGGGCGCATAAACACCTCTATGCGGCCCACCCTCCGTGTCCCTTCGGCTTCGGCGATACACCGGTGTAAGCCGGATGCGGTCTGGATTTCCAAATCCAGGCTAGCCCTTTCGCTCTTGCGCAATTGATGAAGCGCCACGCATCGGATGCCATTGCCACACATTTCCGGCTGCGAGCCATCGGCGTTGAACACGCGCATCCTCGTGTGGCCCCGATCTTGATCGACGAGTAAAACGCCGTCGGCCCCTACGCCGTGACGGCGATCGCACAAAAACCCCGCATCATGCGCGCTAAGCTCGGAGACCTGCTCTACGACAATAAAATCGTTGCCCAAGCCCTCGTACTTTGAAAACGATAATGTGGAGGCCTCAGACAATCCCGCCCGCGTTGTTGAGGCGTTAGGAGCCTCTAGCATAAGCGTAGAGCCTCAATCGCCTGTGCGTAGTCGGTCGATCCGAAAATGCTATTACCCGAAACCAATACGTCCGCACCCGCTTCCTTGGCCAGCCGCGCCGTCTGGGGATTAATCCCGCCGTCAACGGACAAGTCGATATGTCGCCCATGCTGTTCAATGGAGCGCCGCAACGCCGCGATCTTCGGAAGCACCGCAGGGATGAATGTTTGGCCCCCGAAGCCGGGATTCACGCTCATGACCAAGATCAAATCGAGCGATGGAAGTACATACTCAATGGTGGACTCGAGGGTGTGCGGGTTGAGGGCGACACCTGAACGTTTGTTCAGAGACCGGATCAAGCCTAGGGTCCGGTCCAGGTGCACGCAGGCTTCCATGTGGACGGTAATCATGTCGGCACCTGCCTCCGCAAAGGCGGGGATGAGTCGCTCCGGATGAGTTATCATCAGGTGCACATCTAGGGGTAGGCGTGTCGTTTGGCGGATCGCGCGTACGACCAAGGGGCCAATGGTTAAATTGGGGACAAAATGGCCGTCCATCACGTCCACATGCAGCCATTCCGCCCCCGCGGCCTCCACGGCCCGGACCTCCTCGGCCAGTCTAGCGAAATCCGCCGACAGAACAGAGGGGGCAATTCGTACACTTTTTGAAGAGGGGGGCATGATTGTCTATAGTGAGTGATACAAGACCGTTAATTGCACGTGCGAGCAAGTCCCTCCAGATCCCCAAGCATCTGGTTGCTAACGTACTGGGTTCTAAGAGGTTCCGGAAGGCATGGCTGAACAACGATACCGAGTTCTTGAGCGCTTAGAAGCTGGCGGAATGGCGGAAGTCTTTCGTGGGGCGGCCATTAGCGTTCAAGGGTTCAAGAAGTCGGTGGCGATCAAGCGTGTACTGCCGCACCTCGTGCAAAACAAGAAATTTCTCAAAATGTTTCTGGATGAGGCGCGCCTGGGCGCAAAGCTCAGCCACGGGAACATTGTGACAGTGTTTGATATTGGTGCTGCGGATTCGACGTATTTCATTGTGATGGAATTTGTCGATGGCACCAATCTGAAGCGCATGATGGAGGCGTTAAGGAAAAAGGGTGAGACCGTACCTGTCAACGAAGCGGTTTACATTTGCATGGAAGCGTGCAGAGGCCTGAGCTACGCGCATGAGCTTGTAGATGACGACGGCTCCCCGCTCCATCTAGTGCATCGTGATGTCTCGCCCCCCAACATCATGTTGACCAAACGCGGAGAAGTGAAGCTGACTGATTTCGGCCTAGCCAAGGCCACGACTCAACTTGAAAAAACCGATCCCGGGGTGGTCAAGGGCAAGTTTAGTTATCTGTCTCCGGAGGCGGCGATGGGTCAAGAGGTCGATGCCAGAGCGGACGTATTTGCACTGGGTGTCGTGCTTTGGGAGATGCTCGCGGGAAGGCGGCTCTTTATTGGCGAGAATGACTATCAGACCGTCAAGTTAGTCCAACATGCTCAAGTGCCCAGCCTCGGCGCGCTCAATGCCGAGGTCGATAGTGAGCTTGAGGAGCTGGTGAACAAAACGCTCGCGCGCAATCCCGACGAGCGATTTCAGAGCGCGCGAGATATGGGCAATGCACTTGCGGATTATTTGTTTGGTCATCAACGGCGAGTGACCTCATACGACATTGCCAACCTGGTCAATCACACCATCACATCGCCAACTTCGGTGGTGGCTCCGGTGAGAATCTCTTCCCGAATCGATAAGCTAATTCAGGAGGAACTGCAGAATTTCACCTCACTCGATAGTATGTCCGACCCGCTGGCTCATGCCGATAGTCCGGAGCCCCGGCTGGCCTCGAACGGGGCACGTCCTTTGGACGCCCAGATATTTGGCGCAAGGTCAAAGCGGGGCGCCGAGGAACAAAACCCGGAGGGCCAAGTAGATACCCGCAACTGGGGAGAGAACTTGCTTGAGGACGATCCGGCAAAGACCCTGCCTCCCTCCCGGAAAATCCCCTCGCTTAGGCCTGCGGAGGGACTGGCGGGCTGGCTCGAAGAAGATACCGACAAGCACGCTCGGCCTGGGTCTTTGGCTTCTGGCGGCCCCATGTCTCATATGCCCGTGTCCGTATCGAATCCACCGCTGCCTCGGCCACCTAAGCTCCCTCAAATGGCTCATGCCACAGCCAAAGGAACGGCTACATCGGGAAAGATGTGGTGGCTTTTCGTGTTGAGCGTTATGGCGACCGCGGGCCTTGCCGCTGCCGCCTGGCAACTGAAGTGGTTCTAAACTGTTGCTGGTTGATGAAATGACCTAAGTCACTCGCTTAGCGATGACTGCAGGCGCGGGCCAAGTCTTGCATTTGGTCTCTATCATAGCCGGTGGGGGCAGCGCTCAAATAACGCTGACTTAGCTGACAGGCTTCTTCAGAATGCGGCAGCAGTTTTGCAAGGGCGGCAAATACTTCGGGCAAGGGCTCGGACCCCTGTACTGCCAACCGCAAGCGAGCGACACGGTCCTTATCCCGCTGTTGCGCGATTAGGGCCAGCACATGTTGAGCGGTGCTTGAAGATGGATCAATGCCTACCGCTTGAGTGGCCCACGCATTGGCATGCTCAAAGTCGCCCGTCTCAAAGGCGATGCGTGCGCGCATGCCCAGGATCGTGGCTTGCATCCACGCGCTGCTGTTGTCAGTGATGAGCATTGCCGCTTTCTCCAACTGGCCTCGAGCCTGATTGAGCTGCCCTTTTTGAAGTTGGCACCATGCAAGACCCATGATCGCCCGCGGGAGATCCGGCTGGGCTTTCAGCGCCTTAGAGAAGGCCGCGTAGGCCTTTTGATATTGCTCGGCCTGAAACCACAGCATCCCGAGGTCTGCCCATAGCGCCCCCGTCTTGTCGGGAAATGCCTCCACCGTTAGAGCACCTGCGTGTCCTGTGCCCATTAACACCAATAACCGTGCTCTTACTTCATTGTACTCTCGACTGTCTGCCAATAACGGCTCCATGCGATGCAAGACGGCTTGAGCTTCGACGATATTGCCACAGCGGGTTTCAGCATCAGCCAACCCGAGCAGTGCATCGCGGTGTTCTGGTGCGCGCATCAGCACACTTTGATAGGCACTTCGGGCAGCTCGGCAATTCCCCACCGCTTGTGCGATCTTTCCAAGCTGTAGAGCGAGGTTGCTGTCTTGAGTATCCGCCGCCCGCGCGGCTTCGGCCTTCCTGAGCGCAGTGGTCGGGTGGTCATCGGCCAGGTCGATCCAGGCTGCGAGCATCAACACCTCCGGCTCCTTGGGATAAAGGACCATGCTTTCTTTGAGCGTTTGATGCGCCCGCTGGACGAGGTCTGCGCGGATCTGCGCATGGGCCAGTTGAATCATTAATCCGAGATGTCCCGGAGCGTGCGTGAGGCCCTCCTCTAATACAGCGATGGACTTGTGCGGCAGCCCCTCGTTGATTGCGATGCGCGCCAGGCCGGCATAGGCCTCGGCGCTTAGGGTTGGATCTGCTGTGGCCTGCTCGAACAGGCGGCGTGCCTCTTGCAGTTCCCCGCGCAACTCATGCAGCCCCGCTCGCAGCAATCGGGTGCGGGTGGCATCACCACTGATCTGCAAGTCCACCTGCACTTGGTCGACATGATGACGTGACAATGCAAGCTCCGCATGAAGCTGCGCTCGGCGTTCAGGGTCGGTGGAAATTGTGGGCAGCGAATGACACATCTTTGCTGCATTCGCGGGAAGTTTCGCCCTAAGCATCGTTTCACACATGTCCATTCCGAAACTATCTTGCCAACGAGGACCATTGAGCTCCGCCCGCTCCACATGGCGCCTGGCCAACCGGAAGCGACCAGCCGCGAGCGCGACTTGGGCTTTGATTAAAAAGGCCTCCGCTCTCTGGGGTGGGGAGGCTAAAGAGCCGAGCGCCTGAAGTACCTCATCTGCCTCTCGTTCGGCTTGTGCAAACTCGTGAGCATATTCAACGAGGATACGGGCTCGCGCCAGTCGCACCACGGGAGAACGGTCGCCATCAGGCGCCCGATCCAGATCTCTTAATGCCCCCTTAACGTCGCCGTTCCGAGCGCGAAGTCGTGCAGCCAAAGCGGCATGACGCGGTGCATAACCCCGCTGTATCGCCGCCGCTCGTGCATCGAGTTCCGCGCGAGTGAAGTCGCCGGATGCTTGAGCGGTGAGGCTGCGTGCTCTGGCGGCCTCGGACGAATGCTCGTTGTCATCACTGGGCGAAGTCGCAGAGATCACACTTCTTGCAGCGACAACCTCACCCCGCTCCAAATACAAATAAGCATAGGCCAAATGAGCGTCAAGCAGTGAGCGAGCCGCCGGGCTCAGCGATCGTAAGAGGGCTTGCGCTTCTCGGGCATGGTCGATGCCGTGCTCGAGCTGGCCTACGGCCAACAATCGCGCTCTAAGCGCTTTGAAACGATCGTAGGGGTCTCGCTGCTGTTTGGCGAATTGGATGGCTACGTCAAGCGAGGCATACAAACCATTGTCTGAAGCGACCTCTACGAGTGACATCGTACGATCAAAAGCGCGATGCTCCAGAAACGCTCGCACTGCAAAGAACGCGCTCACCGCTGATCCCAGCAACAATAGCGCAAGGACGATCAGACTCCCCGTGAGCGAGCCGTGCCAGGGCAATTCGGGCAGGCGCTTCAGCTTCAGCCGAGTAAAGAGCTGTGCTAAGGACCTTCGGCGATGTCGTGAACGAAGCCAGTGAGGATCGTCGAGCGCGCCTTTGGCCCTTGGAAGCGGATGGCGAACAGGCTCGGACGGCCTGGCTATCGTGAGCGCATCGTCCTCAACGGGCTTGTCCTTCACCCAGGTGAGATCCGCGTCGTCATCTCTGTGTGTCATGTTTGATGGGAACGTCGAAGCTCAATTAGCAACTGTTCCTGCTCCTTAACCGTTAATAACTGGTGGGAATAACGGGCTTGCATATAACGTTCAGTCAGTCGTTCCACCGCATCGGCGCCGAAGAATGATTGGGCCTTCAGGATATTAGCATACTCAAGCGGCGTGAGATGGGCGGCTCTCTCTTGCCCATGTTTCAGAAGCCAGCGCTCAAGCTCGCGATAGAGGCCAAGGCCATTGGAGGACTCCCCTGTGCGCGTCGAGCGATCGCGATTTTTTCTTTGTCGATACAGAAAGAAGCCCAACAGTCCCGCTGCTCCCGGCATTAGTATCCACCACCCCGCGTGCGGCACCGAGGGAGGCTTGATCGTTGGATGCTTCTCTGGCTCAGACGTGCTTTTGGGCCTAAGCCGCGCCAGCCAACGCTGCAGGCGTTCCCAATACCGCAGTTGATCAGGCAGATCGTACGACACCACGTGCCGATCCCACTTTGAGCGCAGTGCATCAATCAGGGCGCGGGCGTCTACAAAGAGGCCAGCCTCGACGTCCATAGAGGCGCGCCCTAGGGGGGTGGGATCCAGGGTTACCCATCCGACGCCGTCCACGAACGCTTCGACCCAACTGTGAGCATCCCCTTGCCGGACAGCGATATATTCGCCGAACCGATTGTACCGTCCGCCCAAAAATCCCATGACGTGGCGCGACGGGATGCCTATCGCGCGCAACATTATGGCAAGCGCGCTTGCGAAGTACTCGCAGTGACCGCTTTTGGACACAAACAAGAAATGCTCAAGTGGGCGAGGTCCAGGATTACGCGGTTGGTCAGTTGTATAGTGAAACTGAGGGTCATCTCTCAGAAACGCTGTGATGGCGGCGGCTTTTGAAATGGTTGTGCTTCGGTTCTTGGTGATTTGCTGTGCCAGTCCCACCAGACGTTGGTGTTTGGGGGGGATCTGCAAATAGCGCGTGCGACTTGTGGCAGATGGCGGATCAGCGCTTACCAACGAGCGCGCCCGCGACACGATCGCGACGTAAGAAAGGCCCTGATCGGTAGCGTCCAGATAGCGAAACTCAAACAGAGCGCGACTGATGTGACGATGGGTTGCAACGCCCGCGCGAATGCGCGGCGGAATCTCCAGTGCCACAGTTCCTTGTGGCAGAAAGATGACGTTTTCGGCAAGGGGCTCAAGCTCCACAGAAATGCGTGCATCGTCAGGCCTCGGCCATCGCTCTACGTAATATAGTTCTCCCAGACTCTCGGCGCGCAGGAGCTCTGTTGTCGTCCGCGACCACCGGCGGCCATCGTAATGATCAAAGGAAGTACCACGAAGGCGCAGCGTGCTTGGGGCGAACATCCATCCATGCCCGCCCGTGCGCACCCGCGCGATCACGGTGGGGTCTTCTCGGATGGCGCCAAACTCTCCGAGGTCCACCTGTCCTCCGAACCCCGCGATGCGTTGTTTGGCGTTGTAGCCGAAACTAAACAGACCGAGCCCAACGCGCGGAAAGGCGACAAATAAAAGGCCTGTCACCAGAAGAATTGGCAGAGCAAGCGCGAGAGTCCCAAGAAGGAAGGCGGGACGAAGAGCCGCTGAATCATCAAGCTTGCGCAAAAGCTCCGCTTCCGGCAGCGCGTAGGCTTGTTCAGCTTCATATCTGAGATACGATAGCGTCAGCATCCAGGGGATCAGCGCCACAAATCCTAGGAAGATGAGCGCATAACTGAGCGAGGTGGTTAGTACCGTGGCCGCAATCAAATGCAAGAACGCAAGCACCGTAATTTGTTGCGCCTCTCTTGCGCCAGTGCGGCTAAAGAGTCTGGAGATCTGAAGCACTGCCGAAAACTCCACGGCCAATAGGAGAAGCGCATGACCGCTGAGGGCTCGGGTCACCTGTAAGGCGAAACAAAGGACCAGGCCGAGCGACCAAAGAGTCTGGTAGCGTTTTTGGCGGATCAGGGCGCCTTCTGCAAACCAGCTCAGGGCCACAGAAGCTACCAAGAGTGCCTTAAAGGCAGGGCCCAAAAGATCCCCCATCGACAGAGCAAAAAGCCCCAGTGAGGCGATCACATACGTGACGACTTTATGGAGTGTTCCGAAACCTGAAACTCCCAAACTAGGCTGAGCGCGCAGCATGCTCGCTTCCAACATCGACCGTGGGTTCAAGGCGGGCCAACACCCCAAGCAATCTCACCGCATCATCCGGCCGGCTTGCGGTGTGGCGCCCTGCGCCCGGCGTGACAACCTCTACCGTGTTTCCTTCCCGCATCGCCTGTATGATGAGGCCAGTTGCTTGCGAGATCTGATCCTCAAACCTCTGAAACCATTGTTTATTTTGACCATCTTGGCAGTGTGTATCAATGGTGATACTCAACATATCTTCATCTTGTGCGCTGCGCTCTCGGGTCACCAGTGCTCCCAAAGAGGCTGAGCGCCGCCAATGGATGCTGCTTGCCGCATCTCCCCTCTGGTACTCCCGAATGCCGACGATCTCATCACCCTGTCCTGGCCCAGCCGCCCACACGCGCTCGTGTGCTACGGCAAATGGGCGGCGATGATATCGCAGTGGGGCACGGGGTTCTGGAAAGACGAGGTGCTCTAGGGCAGACGGGATGAACTGGCTTTTTTCCACCAGACCAAAAGGGAAACTACTTGTCAGCCACAGCCCCAAGCGCTTGCTCGGCCCCCGCCGTTCAAACACGACCGCATAGCCTTGTCGCTGGGTGCTGTGAGGGCCAAGCCAGCCAAAATAGACGGGCGCCTGGGCGGATGTCCCTTGTTCGGCCTCTGACACCTTGAGGCTGTAGCTGCTAAGCCAGCGTTTGTGGTTGCGAAGCGCAATCTGCATAAGCGCAGGTAATCTAGCGTAGATATAAGGCGGCAACACACGCGTGACGGACACGCCTCTTAGAGTGAACTCGCTCAGCAAGCCGCTTAGCAACATGAGCGTAAGCATCAAGCCAAACACGAGGTACACCAGGTTGTTGCCGGTATTGACCGCTGCGAGTCCCACAATGCACGCGATGGCAATAAACACCTTGCCTTCAGTGGTCAACCGCCAGCGCCGATTCTGCCGCTTTTTGCCCGCGCCCCAGGGCCCTAGCCCATCCCAGATGCCGCGCATCCGAAACTTTTTCAAAGAGGCACCGGTAAAGCGTGGAGAATGTCTTCAATGATACGCACCGCTTCACCGCGCACCAGGGGTGTATCTGAAACGCCCGCGACGCGGACCCGGTGCGCCAGGGCGGGCACGACCATGGCTTTGACATCGTCGGGAGTTACATGATCTCGCCCCAATACCAACGCTCTTGAACGCACTGCCCGGCTTAGTGCCAGCGCGGCGCGAGTGGATGCGCCGAGATCCAGCAAGGGCGTCTGGCGCGTGGCCGTGATGATCTGATGGATATAGCCAACTATGTGAGATTGAATCTGAATACGGTTCACCGCATCTTGTGCCGCGAGCAAGGCATGTCGTTCAGCAACCGGCTGCAGATCCGGAATGCTTCCGTTCTGCTCTCGGGTCGCAATGAGTTCTTTTTCAACGTGCGCGGGTGGATAACCCAAATCGATACGCAACAAAAACCGGTCGAGCTCCGATTCTGGCAATGGGTAGGTGCCATAAAACTCGCGCGGATTTTGTGTCGCCACCACAAAAAACGGCTCCTCCAATACATGCGTCTCGCCGTCGATGGAAACGTGACGCTCTTCCATGGCTTCCAGTAAAGCGCTTTGTGTGCGGGGAGGCGTTCGGTTTATCTCGTCCGCGAGAAGTACATGGGTGAAAAGAGGTCCGGGGCGAAACGAAAAATGCCCCGTCGCTTGGTGATATACGCTGCCACCTAGTACATCCGAAGGCAGTAGATCGGACGTGAATTGTACCCGCCGATAGGATACCGCCACCGATTGAGCTAAGGAGCGAGCCAGGGTGGTCTTCCCCACGCCCGGCACGTCTTCAATAAGTAAATGGCCCCGCGCAAGCAAGGCCATGACCGCGAGCGCCACATTATCTTCCTTGCCTTGCAAGGTGCGGCCGACATTGGAAATGATCCGTTGCGCCACGGACGTCGCCGATGCGATGCTGGCATCCATATTATTCACTATTCCTTTGCGCGCCAACGAAAACGCTCAATCAGAAACGCCATCCCTACGGAAACAAAGTACAATATTATCATGGGCGCCAACATCACCAGTTGGGAGCCCACATCCGGCGGGGTGAGAATGGCGGCCACTATGGCGGCGATCAGTACCCACCAACGGCTGAAGCGAAGCAGCTGACGAGAAGTGACGAGCCTGAGCGCCGAAAGCGTGGTCACCACCACTGGCACCTCAAACACCACCCCAAATGCTATCAACAGACGCGTTGCAAAGGTGAGATACTCGCCAATCATGATCGTGGGCACGATTTTGATCTTGCCACTAGGCAAAGGGCCGGCAAAGCCCAACAACGTGTCAAACATGCCAGGGAAGACGACAAGGTAGCCAAAGAAGGCCCCTCCCACAAAACATACCGTGGAGGCCATGACAAAAGGTAATGCGATCGTTTTCTCTTTTCGGTACAGGCCTGGCGCCACAAAGCACCACAGCTGCCAAAAGATCCAGGGCGCAGCGAACAACACGCCGACTACAAATGCGATCTTGAGGTACGCCATGAAGGGATCTACCGGATTGGCAAAGTGAAGAGACGGGTTCTCATCGAATCCCAACTGCTTCCAGTGAAGCGCGAGCGGCTGAACGAGCAGATCAAGCAGTTCTTCTCGCAACACCCATGCAACCGCAAACCCCGGAATGACGCCGAGCAGCGCGCGAATCAAACGGCTCCTGAGCTCGCTCAAATGCTCGAACAAGCCCATAGGGACGTCGTCTTCCGGTGCTTTGGTGTGGGAATCAGTCATGGGCGTCGGGCGCGTCTTTCGCCGTGTGTTCGATATGAGCCACATCCACGCCATCAGGCGGATACTCCATGTCCCGCTGTATGCTCTCGCTTGCCTCAGTGTCGGGTTTCGCTGTGCTGTCCTGCGTGGTGTCTAGGGGCAGCTCTTGACGTCGTCTCCACTCGGGAGGCTCGTCCCTGAGCAACTCATCGATTCCAACCGTGCGTCTCAGGTCCTGAGTCGCCTTTCGAAACTCCTTCAATGCCCTTCCGGCTGCCTTCATGAGCGTAGGCATGCGATCGGGCCCAACTGCGATGAGAAGAATAATCGCTATGATCAGCAGTTCGCCTGAGCCGATGCCAAGCATACTCGGGGGCTAAGCCGCAGCTTCGCGCCTGGCGCGCAGATCCTGCATAGTAGGACTTTGATCGTAGGACTCGTGGCTCATGACAAGCTTCGAAGCAATCGTGGACTCGACCTCGCGCCGGTCAAGAACATGATAGCTTAATGCGCGGGCGATGGCTCGTGCGTTTTGAAACCGGTCTTCCCGCTTGCGGGCCAGTGCACGGGCTATGATTGCGTCCATATCTCGGTCGATATGCTGTGCAATCAGGCCGACCCGCGGCGCATCTTCAAGCATAATGCGGCTCAGCAACGTTGGTACGTGATTGCCATTAAATGGCAGCCTGCCCGTGAGTCCTTGAAACAGAATCACGCCGAGGGAGTATAAATCGGCGCGGCCATCCACATAGGGATTGCCCGCGGCTTGTTCGGGCGAAACATAGTGTGGCGTACCGTAGACCCTGCCGTTCTCAAGGCGACGCTCTTCCGGCGACATTGTTAACGATGCGCACACACCGAAATCCAGAAGCTGGACTCGTAACTCGCCGTTGGAGTGGCGCTGAAGAAGAACATGTTCTGGTTTGAGATCACGGTGAGTGTACCCAAGGCGGTGAACGCGATGAAGAACCGCCGCGACTCGAATGCCCAAGGCCGCTACTTCTTGAGGAGATAATGTCTGATAGCGAGA encodes:
- a CDS encoding serine/threonine protein kinase, with amino-acid sequence MHAESDNERTELRGTVLDGRYRMGACIGMGGTGLVFEARDLELGREVALKMLQRRFASNPDLCRRLRREGQVARTVSHPSVVAIYDQGLMSDGSPYAVMERVTGECLARVFSRYQTLSPQEVAALGIRVAAVLHRVHRLGYTHRDLKPEHVLLQRHSNGELRVQLLDFGVCASLTMSPEERRLENGRVYGTPHYVSPEQAAGNPYVDGRADLYSLGVILFQGLTGRLPFNGNHVPTLLSRIMLEDAPRVGLIAQHIDRDMDAIIARALARKREDRFQNARAIARALSYHVLDRREVESTIASKLVMSHESYDQSPTMQDLRARREAAA